AAGATAGATGACACCACCTGCAAGCAGCAGCGCCAGCATGGGTTCCCGGAGCACGTCCACGATCACGCGGAACGCCGTGCGCCTTTCGGGACGTGGCAGTTCATTTGGCCCTTCGGCCTGCAGGCGGCGAGCGGCGTCAGCCGAGGTCAGGCCTTCGGCTTGAAATGTTTGCGCTCGCTCATCCTGCACTTGCATCCGGTGAAATGTAGTCGGCCCGGCGCGGTGCGTCCATGACAGGCGTCAAGGCCGCCCGCAGGGCCAACGAAAAACCGCCCCGGCTTGCGCAGGGGCGGTTTCTGATTTCTGCCGGAGGCCGGACTCAGGAGCGGTATTGCTGGATGCGCGTGGTGCGCAGGCCTGCAAGGCCGTTCTTGTCGAGGGCGCGTTGCCACGAAAGATATTCTTCCGTTGTCAGCGTGTAGCGCTCGCAGGCTTCCTCGAGAGAGAGGAGACCGCCGCGCACCGCTGCCACGACTTCAGCTTTTCGCCGGATCACCCAGCGATGGCTGCCAGGCGGGGGCAGGTCGGCGATTGTCAGCGGGCTCCCATCGGGGCCGATGACGTAATTGACGCGGGGACGCAACTGACCGTTCATACGCAAACTCACTCACACACACCGGGCCTGCGCAACTGGCGCTTCACTGGCCCAACTGACAGTCACCCTACGTGGGGCAACTTAATTTTGGCCTAAACGCTTATGAAGAAAGTCCAAATTCAGGTGGATGGAATGGAGCATTTTGGAACAGACGGACATCATTTCTGCCTCCTGGAGTTGAAATGGAGGCGAATTGCGCCTGAACGCCCCTGTTGCCTTTGTCGCACGCCGCCGCCATGTAGGCGCCATGACGCTGTCGCTTTCACCTGAGGTTCTGGCCCTCGTCCACGGGGCCATGGCGCTGCCTGGCGACCCGGCGCGGCACCGGGTGGTGTGCGCCATGTCGGGCGGCGTCGATTCGTCCGTGGCAGCAGCCCTGTTGAAGGCGGCGGGATATGACGTCGTGGGCATCACCCTGCAGCTTTACGACCATGGCGAGGCGATCCGGCGGAAGGGCGCCTGCTGCGCCGGGCAGGACATTCACGATGCACGCCGCGTCGCGGCCGCCCTCGGCATTCCCCACTACGTGCTCGATTTCGAATCGCGCTTCCGCGAATCCGTGATCGACGATTTCGTCTCGTCTTATGTACAGGGCGCGACACCCATTCCCTGTGTCCGCTGCAACCAGACCGTCAAGTTCGCCGATCTTCTGGGCTACGCCCGCGATCTCGATGCAAGTGCGTTGGCCACAGGCCATTATATCGAGAGCCGCACCCGCGCCGATGGCCGCCGCGATCTGGTGACGCCGCAGGACATGGCGCGCGACCAGAGCTACTTCCTCTTCGCAACAACGCAGGCCCAGGCCGACTTCCTGCGCTTTCCGCTCGGCCGCTTGCCCAAGAGCGAGACGCGCGCGCTTGCGGCGGAGCTGGGACTGGTGGTCGCCGAAAAACCCGACAGCCAGGACATCTGCTTCGTGCCGGACGGCAACTATGCCGACCTCATCCTCAAGCTGCGGCCGGATGCTGCGGAAGCGGGCGACATCGTGCATGTGGATGGACATGTGCTCGGCCGTCATGCCGGCATCATCCATTTCACCATCGGCCAGCGCCGCGGCCTTGGCATTGCCAGCGGCGAGCCGCTCTTCGTGGTCAGGCTCGATGCCGGGAAGAAGCAGGTGATTGTTGGTCCGCGCGAGGCGCTGAAGCGCCACGACATCGCGCTCGCCGACGTCAATTGGCTGGGCGATGCGCCGCTGGCGGATGATCCGCTACCTGTCTTTGCCAAAATCCGCTCCAGCCGTCCGCCGGTGGAGGCCACCGTGCGCCGCGTCGGCACAGGCGCCAGCGTCTCGATCCTCGCAGGGGAGTACGGCGTGTCTCCCGGGCAGGCTTGTGTGCTCTACGATGGACTTGGTTCCAGCGCGCGTCTGCTGGGCGGTGGATTCATTTCACCGAATTGACACAAGTGCCCTGCACCTTCCGCGGTCATCACGAACGCCAGAGGGAATCCCATGCGCCAATCACCGAAGATCGAAGCCCTCAACGCCACCGACGTGCAGAAGGCCTACCGCCGCTGGGCCCCATTTTACGACCAGACCTTCGGCAAGCTCGTTGAGGCGGGGGTGCAGCAAACGGTGGCCCGCGCCAACCAGTTCAAGGGCCGCCTGCTCGAAGTGGGCGTGGGCACGGGCCTCGCGCTGCCACATTACGCGCCACATCTTTCGGTCACGGGCATTGATGTTTCGGCCGACATGCTGGCCAAGGCGCGGCAGCGCGTGGGCGAGGAAAGTCTCTCCAACATCGAATCCCTTCTCGAAATGGATGCCACCGCGCTTACCCTGGAGGATGCGAGCTTCGATGTGGCGGCCGCCATGTATGTGATCACCGTGGTGCCCGATCCCGCGCGCGTGATGCACGAGATGGCCCGCGTGGTGAAGCCCGGCGGCACGGTGCTTGTGGCAAGCCACTTCTCCACGCAAGGCATCACCGGCGTGATCGAGCGCGGCCTCGCCAAGCAGGCACCGCGGTTGGGCTGGCGGCCCGAGTTTCCCATCGATACCGTTCTCGTCAGCGACAAGCTGCGCCTCGTGAGCCTCCAGCCGATCAAGCCGCTGGGTTTCTTCACGCTGCTTGAATTCCGCCGTCAGAGCTGATTTCGGCCCTTAACTGAAAACCCAAGGAGCGTTGCGGGGCAGGGCGGGCTTCCCTATAGTCGCGGAAAAAGGAACCACACCACCGTGGCCAAACTCCACCGCAATGCGCAGCTCGAGAAAGACATCAAGAAGGGCATCGCCTGGTCGGTCCACGCCTTTACGACCTTTGGCATCGTCGCCGGCTTTCTCGCCCTCGTCGCCGTCCTGAAGAACGACGCCTTCACCGCCTTCATCTGGCTTGGCGTGGCGCTGTTCGTGGATGGCGTGGATGGCTCACTCGCGCGCAAGGCCCGCGTCACGGAATACACACCCAATTTCGACGGTGCCTCCCTCGACCTGGTGATCGACTACTTCACTTATGTCGCCGTGCCTGCCCTGATGATCTACTGGTTCAACATGGTGCCGCTGGAATTCATCTTTTCCGGCAGCACCTGGAGCCTCATCGCCGCCGTCATCATCATGGCGGTGTCGTGCTACACCTTCGCCAATGTCGGGATGAAATCATCCGACTACTATTTCGTCGGCTTCCCGGCGATCTGGAACGTGGTGGTGCTCTACTTCTATCTGCTGGGCACGGGAGCGGTCACAAACCTCATCACGGTGGTGGTCCTCGCCGTGCTCACCTTCATTCCCGTCAAGTTCGTGCACCCCCTGCGGGTGAGCCACTGGCGCTCATGGACCATCCCCATGACCGTGCTCTGGGCGGCCATGACGCTGAGCCTCATCATCTCCAAGAAGTTCCCGGAAAACGACGGCATCGTCGAGACCATCGAGGTCTGGCTTTTCGGTCTTGCATCCTTGTATTTCGCGGCGATTTCGCTGTGGCGCACCTTCATTCTGGGCGACAAGGGCGAGGACGAAGACGACGGCGAGGAAACAAAGCCGCAGCCGCAATCACCTGCTTGACGGGGGCGGGTGCGCCCCCCTATATCGCCTCACCGATGGCGGGGTAGCTCAGTTGGTTAGAGCACGGGAATCATAATCCTGGGGTCGGGGGTTCAACTCCCTCTCCCGCTACCATCCTCCCACAAGAGGATTTTCATCGGCAGGGGTGCGCGGCTAGAATGGTTCACATGCTCACCCGACGGTTTCTCCTGTCCACCGCTGCTCTTGGTCTCGCATCCCGTGCTTTGGCGCAGGATGCCGTGGTGCCTCTCCGCCTTGCCCTGATCGCGCCCCGCGCTGGCGATGACTATTTTGTCGGCTGTCGTGAAGGGGCATTGCAGGCCGCTGCCGAGGTGGCGGGCGCCCAACTCAGCTTCATGGCACCACCGGAAGAGGATGCCACACGGCAAGCCGCCCTTGTCGATGACATTGTTGCACAACGCTATGATGCGATCCTCATTTCGCCCATTCCCTCAGACGTGGTGATTGCCGCCTGCGAGAAGGCCATCGCCGCCGGCCTGCGCGTGATCTCGTTCGATACGCCGCTGCCGCCGGGGGCCCGCCACCTTCATCTCCGCACGCCTGACGTGGCGGATGCAGCACCGGCTTTGCTGCAAGCCATGAACACGGCCCTTGGAAAAAAGGGCGAAGTGGCTCTTCTCTCCACCGCCCCGCAGCGCGCCGACCATCAGGCCTTCCTCAAGGCCTTGCAACATGAATGGCTGAAGCCCGACTACGAGAACCTGATCCTTATCACCACCGTCTTCGGCCAGAGCAACGTGCATGTGGCCTACGCGGAGGCGCTCGCCATTGTGCAGGCCTATCCCAACCTGCGTGGCATCATTGCGCCCGATGCCCCGGCACTGATGGGTGCGGCCCGCGCGGTGCAGGATCTGGGCCGGACGCAAAGCATCAAGCTGACAGGTGTCGGCCTGCCGTCGCGGCTTGCGGGCCTCGTGCGCAATGGCGAGGTGCCCACCTTCATCACCTGGAGTCCGGTGGACGTGGGTTATGCCGCGGCGCGCATCGCGCTCTCGATCCTCCGCAACGAGGAAGCGATCCTCGCCGATGCACCGCTTCGCGCAGGCAGGCTGGGTGAACTGGTGGTGGACAAGGGTGGCGTGGCCAAGGTGGCTGAACTCATCACCGTCGATGCCGCCTCGATCGACAAGTACGACGATCTCTTCTGACGCCGAAGGCTCGCGCCGCCGCGCATCGGAGCCTTGCACCGCAGCGCCATGGCAATTCAGCGCCGCGCCCGCTATGAAGGCGCCCATGGTTCAAAGCGTTCTCATTGTCGGCGGCGGAATCCTAGGGGCATCGCTGGCCTTTCACCTGGCGGAAGCAGGCGCCGATGTGCGCCTTCTCGAGTCCGATCGCACAGTGGGTGGTGTCGCCACACCCAATTCCTGGGCCTGGATCAACGCCAGTTGGGGCAATGCGCCCGACTACTTCCGCCTCCGCCACGAATCCATGAAGCAGTGGCACAACCTCGATGCCCGCGTGCCCGGTCTGGTGTTGAACTGGTGCGGCGGCTTGCTGTGGGACTTGCCGGAAAAGGACCTTCTCGCCTACGCCGCCGAGCGCAACGCGCAAGGCTACGGCGTGCGCGTCATTGATGGCGCCGAAGTCCGCCGCATCGAACCAGCGCTGGCATCGCCGCCCGACCTTGCCGTTCATGTCGCGGGCGAAGGCGTCGTCGAACCGGTCCATGCCGTGGAACGGTTGCTGGCCGCCGCGCAGGCCAAGGGTGCAAAGGTTCTTCAGGGCACCACCGCGCGCTGGCTCATCGAAAGGAAGGGCCGCATCGTGGGTGTGATGACGGAGGAGGGCGACCTCGACGCCGACATCGTCGTGCTCGCCGCCGGTGCCTCCTGCCGCAAATTGTTGAAGCATGTGGGACAGGACCTTGCGATGGATGAACCGCCGGGCCTGCTCGTGCACTCGGCACCAGCGCCCGAACTCCTGCGTGGCCTCGTCATGGCGCCGGAGCTTCACGTCCGCCAGACTGCCGATGGCCGGCTTGTGGCGGGCACGGACTTTGGCGGTACTGATCCCGGTGACAATCCGCAGGCCGCCGCAGATGAACTCTTCACCAAGCTGAAAGCCTTTTTGCAGCACGGCGACACGCTGCAACTGGAACAGTTCACCGTTGGCTACCGTCCAACGCCGCGCGACGGTGTCTCCGCCATCGGCGCCATTCCGGCGATCGAAGGTCTCTACCTCTGCCTCACCCATTCCGGCATCACGCTGGCGCCAGCCCTTGGCTCATTCGGCGCGGCGGAGATCATGGGGCAGGGCCGCCACCCGCTCCTTGCACCATTCTCTCCTGGACGATTGCTCACACACACATGAAACCGCTCTCAGACATTCCGGCCGCCAGCCTGCGCGGTCTCAAAGCCGTGCTCACGGATATCGATGACACATTGACCCTGCATGGCCGCCTGCCGGCGCCAGCCTATGCCGCGCTGGAAGACCTGCGGCGCGCCGGGTTGAAGGTCATCCCCATCACCGGCCGCCCCGCAGGCTGGTGCGATCACATCGCCCGCATGTGGCCGGTCGATGCCGTGGTGGGCGAAAACGGCGCCTTCTATTTCGCCTACGACGACAAGGCCCGGCGCATGGAGCGCGTCTATGCCCAGACACCCGATGTGCGCAGTGCCAACACCGCGAAGCTCTGGGACATTGCCCATGCGGTGCTGAAGGAATTCCCCGGCACGGCCATCGCCTCGGACCAGGCCTATCGCGAAATCGATGTGGCCATCGACTTCTGCGAGGACGTGCCGGCCCTGCCGCTGGCGACGGCGCAGGCCATTGCCGAACGCTTTCACGCCGCCGGGGCAGAGGCCAAGGTCAGTTCCATCCATGTCAACGCATGGTTCGGCGCTCACGACAAATTATCAATGTCCCTCAGGCTCTTGGCCGACAAGTTCAACCTTTCGCATGAGCAGGCGAAGGCCGCTGTGGCCTATTGTGGTGACAGCCCCAACGACGCACCGATGTATGCCGGATTCCCCTTCGGCGTGGGCGTCGCGAACATTCGCCCGCTCGCCCACCTGATGAAGCATCTCCCGGCCTACGTGACCGACGGCGAAGGCGGCACCGGCTTCGCCGAATTCGCCGCCCGCGTGTTGAAAGCGAAGGCTTAGGTCAGGCGAATTCGGTCACACTCTGCCTGATCGTGAGTGGTTCGAGAGCGAATGCGTTGAACCGGCGCAGCGCGTTGTGATTGTGGTGCACTTTCAACCGCACCAACATGCCTTCGAAGCAGTCGGTGAGAAACGCCGCCGCGTCCTTCGTGTCGCGGTCCTAGGCCACTTCGCCCGCCGCTTTTGCTTCATCAAGCAATGCCGCGATTTCCGCTTCCCAGGTGGTGAACATCTGCGTCCAGTGACATCAAGAAAATCTCGAAGGCGCTGCATGGGACTGCGTGAACTGTCTTTGAGAATGGCGCCATGTTGCTAACGGCGTTCGCAGGCGTCGGGAACCGCGCTGGCGAACTTTTCCTTGCTCTTGAAATAGCAGTAGAACGATCTCCTTCGGCACACCCGCCGCGTGCACGATGGCGTTCAGGCCTACGCCATCAAATCCGTGCAACATCAGCGATTTAAGCCCTTCTGCAACCAACTTGTGCCGTGCCGGGCCGTTCCTGTGATTCATCACTGGTAGGCCAGTTTGCGAGTTGATATGGATTCCATGCTGTTGAGTCAGTCACAAGAGGGCGCCATGACCGACACCTCTGCAACGAGCCCACCGCACCGCGCTGATGCCAGTGGTTCCTCGGCCACAACCCAAGCCGTACCCGGCATACGCTCGGCGACCCGCCAGGAGCGGGAGCGGTTTGAATTGGCCATGATGATGGCCTTCATTTCAGACCCGGCAGCCAGGTGGGCGTGGTCCGATCAGCTTCAGTTTCTGACCGTCTTCCTTCCACTCGTGAACCTCTTCGGCGGAAAGTCGTTTGATCATGATTGCGCTCACGTCATTGGCGATTTCCATGGTGTCGCGCAGTGGCTGCCGCCGGGCGTACATCCCGATGACGAAGCGATCGGTGAATTGTTCGCGAGGCACATGTCCGAGCCGCGCCTCGGCGAAGTGCTGTCACTGTTTGAACAAATGGCCGCCTTTCACCCGTCGGAGCCGCATTGGTATCTTCCGCTGATCGGCGTTGATCCACTTTTTCGCGGCCGGGGATACGGGACGCTGCTGATGCAGCAAGGCCTGGCTGTCTGTGACCGCAGCCACCAGTGTGTATATCTTGAATTCACCAGCCCCCTGAACCGCACGCTTTATGAGCGTTTCGGATTCCGGACGCTGGGCGAAATCCGCTCGGGCGATTCACCGCCCCTGTTCCCGATGCTGCGCGAGCCGCACTAGATTTTGGTTATACGCTTCGAACGCCATGGATTAGTCTGGAGCAATGGACCAGATCATCGCCATCGTCACCAGCAAGGGCGGAATCATTCTTGCTGCACTCGCCGTCTTCCTCATCCTGGAACGGCTCTTCCCCGTGGCGCGCTGGGTGGGTGGCGTTTGGCGGGTGGTGAAGAATCTCGGTCTGGCCGGAGTGAACGCGCTGCTCTCGCCGCTCATCGTCCTGCCGCTCACGCAGTTTGCCGCTGGTCATGCGCTGCACTGGCGGCCGGAAGGGTGGAGCGGGGGATGGCTCATCCTTGCCGATTTGCTGCTGCTTGATTGCTGGATCTATTGGTGGCACCGGCTCAACCATCAACTGCCGCTGCTCTGGCGTTTCCACGAGGTGCATCATCTCGATGAGACTCTGGATGCAAGTTCGGCGCTGCGCTTTCACTTCGGTGAAGTGGTGCTGTCGTCACTTGTGCGCGCAGGCGTGATCGTCGTGCTCGACATCCCGTTCACAAGCGTGGTGTGGTTTGAATTGCTGGTGGCGCTGAACGCGATCTTCCACCACTCCAACCTGAAGCTCCCGTTCTGGCTTGAATATCCGCTGTCACGGATCATCGTCACGCCGTCGATCCACTGGGTCCACCATCATGCGGTGCGGCGTGACACGGATTCGAATTATGCCGCGCTGCTGTCGGTGTGGGACCGGCTCTTCGGCAGCAGCAGCGCCACGGCGCGCACCCCCGCCATGCCGATTGGCGTTGAAGGTCTCCGCGACAAGCCGGGTGCGGCGCTGGTGGCGCGGCCGTTTGCGCCGCGCCGCCGGCCATAGAACCGAATCGCCGATCCGGCTAAAGCGCCGCAAAGCCGCCATGTTCAGCGTGTTGTGAGCGGCTTTGCTCCAAGGATCATCATGTCCGTCTCGAAACCGTTCCGCGAAACCCTTGTCCAGCTCATGGCCACGGTGATGATCCCGCTCAGCGTGGCAGGCACCGGGCTTTACTACACCCGCTGGCAGCAGAACCTGAACGACCTGAAGACGATGATCGATCTCGTGAGCGATCCCAATGCCGAGAAGCGCAAGTACGGCGTGGCCATGTTCGAATACCTGCTGAAGAACGACAAGGTGCCGGTGGAATTCGTAGCCGCGCAACTGGCCTATGCCAACTCCTCCGCCGACAAGGAATTGCTGCCGCTGATGGAGCAGGCGCTGATCAAGGCCTCTGCCGAGAACACCAAGGTGGAAGTAACCTTCCGCGAGGCGCTGGAGCGCATGCCGAGCCGCATCTTCGTCCATACCTCGGACGAAAAGCAGCGCAGTTGCGTGCGCATGCTCGTCTCCAAGATGAAGGATACGGACAGTTCCGGCATCGTCATTCCGGGTTATGGCCGCGCCACCTGGGCGGGCAGCAACCACGAACTGCGCATCTTCCATGCGACCGACCTGGCGCGCGGCACGGAGATCGCCAATCTCTTCACCAGTGTCGGGCTTCCCGTGCAGATGAAGGATTTCTCGGCCGTCCCCGGCGCAACCTCCAAAAGCCGGCCCAACAGTTTTGAACTCTGGTTCGGCAGTGCCTCGCTTCCAGCAAGCTGCGGGTAACGTGGC
The nucleotide sequence above comes from Hyphomicrobiales bacterium. Encoded proteins:
- a CDS encoding DUF1153 domain-containing protein, translated to MNGQLRPRVNYVIGPDGSPLTIADLPPPGSHRWVIRRKAEVVAAVRGGLLSLEEACERYTLTTEEYLSWQRALDKNGLAGLRTTRIQQYRS
- the mnmA gene encoding tRNA 2-thiouridine(34) synthase MnmA, coding for MTLSLSPEVLALVHGAMALPGDPARHRVVCAMSGGVDSSVAAALLKAAGYDVVGITLQLYDHGEAIRRKGACCAGQDIHDARRVAAALGIPHYVLDFESRFRESVIDDFVSSYVQGATPIPCVRCNQTVKFADLLGYARDLDASALATGHYIESRTRADGRRDLVTPQDMARDQSYFLFATTQAQADFLRFPLGRLPKSETRALAAELGLVVAEKPDSQDICFVPDGNYADLILKLRPDAAEAGDIVHVDGHVLGRHAGIIHFTIGQRRGLGIASGEPLFVVRLDAGKKQVIVGPREALKRHDIALADVNWLGDAPLADDPLPVFAKIRSSRPPVEATVRRVGTGASVSILAGEYGVSPGQACVLYDGLGSSARLLGGGFISPN
- a CDS encoding methyltransferase domain-containing protein translates to MRQSPKIEALNATDVQKAYRRWAPFYDQTFGKLVEAGVQQTVARANQFKGRLLEVGVGTGLALPHYAPHLSVTGIDVSADMLAKARQRVGEESLSNIESLLEMDATALTLEDASFDVAAAMYVITVVPDPARVMHEMARVVKPGGTVLVASHFSTQGITGVIERGLAKQAPRLGWRPEFPIDTVLVSDKLRLVSLQPIKPLGFFTLLEFRRQS
- a CDS encoding CDP-alcohol phosphatidyltransferase family protein, with translation MKKGIAWSVHAFTTFGIVAGFLALVAVLKNDAFTAFIWLGVALFVDGVDGSLARKARVTEYTPNFDGASLDLVIDYFTYVAVPALMIYWFNMVPLEFIFSGSTWSLIAAVIIMAVSCYTFANVGMKSSDYYFVGFPAIWNVVVLYFYLLGTGAVTNLITVVVLAVLTFIPVKFVHPLRVSHWRSWTIPMTVLWAAMTLSLIISKKFPENDGIVETIEVWLFGLASLYFAAISLWRTFILGDKGEDEDDGEETKPQPQSPA
- a CDS encoding substrate-binding domain-containing protein, whose product is MLTRRFLLSTAALGLASRALAQDAVVPLRLALIAPRAGDDYFVGCREGALQAAAEVAGAQLSFMAPPEEDATRQAALVDDIVAQRYDAILISPIPSDVVIAACEKAIAAGLRVISFDTPLPPGARHLHLRTPDVADAAPALLQAMNTALGKKGEVALLSTAPQRADHQAFLKALQHEWLKPDYENLILITTVFGQSNVHVAYAEALAIVQAYPNLRGIIAPDAPALMGAARAVQDLGRTQSIKLTGVGLPSRLAGLVRNGEVPTFITWSPVDVGYAAARIALSILRNEEAILADAPLRAGRLGELVVDKGGVAKVAELITVDAASIDKYDDLF
- a CDS encoding FAD-binding oxidoreductase, which codes for MVQSVLIVGGGILGASLAFHLAEAGADVRLLESDRTVGGVATPNSWAWINASWGNAPDYFRLRHESMKQWHNLDARVPGLVLNWCGGLLWDLPEKDLLAYAAERNAQGYGVRVIDGAEVRRIEPALASPPDLAVHVAGEGVVEPVHAVERLLAAAQAKGAKVLQGTTARWLIERKGRIVGVMTEEGDLDADIVVLAAGASCRKLLKHVGQDLAMDEPPGLLVHSAPAPELLRGLVMAPELHVRQTADGRLVAGTDFGGTDPGDNPQAAADELFTKLKAFLQHGDTLQLEQFTVGYRPTPRDGVSAIGAIPAIEGLYLCLTHSGITLAPALGSFGAAEIMGQGRHPLLAPFSPGRLLTHT
- a CDS encoding HAD-IIB family hydrolase — encoded protein: MKPLSDIPAASLRGLKAVLTDIDDTLTLHGRLPAPAYAALEDLRRAGLKVIPITGRPAGWCDHIARMWPVDAVVGENGAFYFAYDDKARRMERVYAQTPDVRSANTAKLWDIAHAVLKEFPGTAIASDQAYREIDVAIDFCEDVPALPLATAQAIAERFHAAGAEAKVSSIHVNAWFGAHDKLSMSLRLLADKFNLSHEQAKAAVAYCGDSPNDAPMYAGFPFGVGVANIRPLAHLMKHLPAYVTDGEGGTGFAEFAARVLKAKA
- a CDS encoding GNAT family N-acetyltransferase; this encodes MMMAFISDPAARWAWSDQLQFLTVFLPLVNLFGGKSFDHDCAHVIGDFHGVAQWLPPGVHPDDEAIGELFARHMSEPRLGEVLSLFEQMAAFHPSEPHWYLPLIGVDPLFRGRGYGTLLMQQGLAVCDRSHQCVYLEFTSPLNRTLYERFGFRTLGEIRSGDSPPLFPMLREPH
- a CDS encoding sterol desaturase family protein → MDQIIAIVTSKGGIILAALAVFLILERLFPVARWVGGVWRVVKNLGLAGVNALLSPLIVLPLTQFAAGHALHWRPEGWSGGWLILADLLLLDCWIYWWHRLNHQLPLLWRFHEVHHLDETLDASSALRFHFGEVVLSSLVRAGVIVVLDIPFTSVVWFELLVALNAIFHHSNLKLPFWLEYPLSRIIVTPSIHWVHHHAVRRDTDSNYAALLSVWDRLFGSSSATARTPAMPIGVEGLRDKPGAALVARPFAPRRRP